TGGCCCAGTCGTTTGGCCAGTGTGGCGTTGTCCGCCGGGTACTCATGGACAAAGGTGACTTCGCCGAGACTGTTCAGCACCGACCAGTCGACCACGTCACGGGCCACGTCCTGCCAGTCATCGATCACCGCAATCTGCACCGCCATCAGCGTTACCTCTTCAACGAACGGGATTGGTTTTGTCCAGCCAGCCCAGCAGTGCCTGGTGGAACTTCGCCGGCTCTTCCATCTGCGGGGCGTGGCCCATGCCGGGGAATTCCACCAGCGTGGACTGAGGAATCAGTTTTGCCACCTGCTTGCCCAGCACCTCGTAGTGACCGATTTTCGCCTTCACTTCCGGCGGCGCGATGTCCTTGCCGATGGCGGTGGTGTCGGAAGTGCCGATCAGCAGCAGGGTCGGCATCTTCAGGTCCTTGAACTCGTAGTACACCGGCTGGGTGAAGATCATGTCGTAGATCAGCGCCGAGTTCCATGCGACCTGAGTCTTGCCCGGGCCGTTGCTCAGCCCGGCGAGCATGTCGACCCAGCGGTCGAATTCCGGTTTCCAGCGGCCGTCGTAATAGGTTGTGCGTTCATAGTCACGAATGCCTTGGGCGGTGACTTTCAATTCGCGCTGATACCACTGATCGACGCTGCGATACGGCACGCCGAGGGCTTTCCAGTCTTCCAGGCCGATCGGATTGACCAGTGCCAGTTGCTCGACCTGATCCGGGTATTGCAGCGCGTAACGGGTGGCGAGCATGCCGCCCGTGGAGTGGCCGAGCAGGGTGGCTTTCTGGATGCCCAGCACCTTGAGCAGTTGCTGGGTGTTGGCTGCCAGTTGCTGGAAGGTGTACTGGTAATGGTCGGGTTTGCTGGAGGTGCAGAAACCGATCTGATCCGGGGCAACCACCCGGTA
The window above is part of the Pseudomonas fluorescens genome. Proteins encoded here:
- a CDS encoding alpha/beta fold hydrolase translates to MSVSLTRWLPGLLLTAALPLLAHAEGPQYGPQLQGFDYPYTLKHFAFQSQGKSLQMGYMDVAAHGKANGRTVVLMHGKNFCGATWDSSIKALSEAGYRVVAPDQIGFCTSSKPDHYQYTFQQLAANTQQLLKVLGIQKATLLGHSTGGMLATRYALQYPDQVEQLALVNPIGLEDWKALGVPYRSVDQWYQRELKVTAQGIRDYERTTYYDGRWKPEFDRWVDMLAGLSNGPGKTQVAWNSALIYDMIFTQPVYYEFKDLKMPTLLLIGTSDTTAIGKDIAPPEVKAKIGHYEVLGKQVAKLIPQSTLVEFPGMGHAPQMEEPAKFHQALLGWLDKTNPVR